Proteins from a genomic interval of Rosa chinensis cultivar Old Blush chromosome 2, RchiOBHm-V2, whole genome shotgun sequence:
- the LOC112187138 gene encoding class V chitinase, whose protein sequence is MSSKTKNLPFLFSAILFLIRLNVSAAQITVVKAAYWFPDSGQAVSSINSTLFTHLFCAFADLNPTTYQVTISSANSPQFSTFTQTVRQKNPNVKSLLSIGGGNSSPSTFAAMASQATRRKAFIDTSIKLARNYSFYGLDLDWEYPSSATEMTNFGSLLTEWRSAVANESSTSGKTALLLTAAVFRNADYYSINYPFQAVSSSLDWINVMTYDYYGPSFAEGKTNTYPPAALYNGGSSSLINGDAGIVSWINNAGISTKKIVIGLPFYGYAWKLLNPNNHGFFAQANGSAIGAYGDQGYNQITVLISRGFQTVYNATVVSNYCYNGTTWIGYDDTQSISAKVSYAKGKALLGYFAWHTGADTTTWTLSQTAFSTWG, encoded by the exons ATGTCTTCCAAAACTAAAAATCTTCCATTTCTCTTCTCCGCCATCCTCTTCCTTATCCGCCTCAATGTCTCCGCCGCCCAAATCACCGTAGTTAAAGCCGCCTACTGGTTTCCGGACAGCGGCCAAGCAGTCTCCTCCATAAACTCCACCCTCTTCACCCATCTCTTCTGCGCATTCGCCGATCTCAACCCCACAACTTATCAAGTAACCATTTCCTCCGCAAACTCACCCCAATTCTCCACCTTCACGCAAACAGTCCGACAGAAAAACCCTAATGTCAAAAGCCTCCTCTCCATCGGCGGAGGAAACTCCAGCCCCTCCACCTTCGCCGCCATGGCCAGCCAGGCCACTCGGCGCAAAGCATTCATAGACACATCCATCAAATTAGCGAGGAACTACTCCTTCTACGGCCTTGACCTAGATTGGGAGTACCCTTCCTCCGCCACGGAGATGACCAACTTCGGCAGCCTCCTCACTGAATGGCGGTCCGCGGTGGCCAATGAGTCAAGCACCTCCGGCAAGACGGCGTTGCTGTTGACAGCTGCAGTCTTCCGCAATGCAGATTACTACAGCATAAACTATCCATTCCAGGCTGTTTCGAGCAGCCTAGACTGGATCAACGTCATGACGTATGACTATTACGGCCCGAGTTTCGCCGAAGGTAAAACCAACACTTACCCGCCAGCTGCATTGTACAACGGTGGATCCTCCAGTCTCATCAATGGAGACGCCGGAATCGTGTCGTGGATCAACAACGCCGGAATCTCAACCAAGAAGATAGTTATTGGTCTTCCGTTTTACGGGTACGCTTGGAAATTGTTAAACCCTAACAACCATGGATTTTTCGCTCAAGCTAATGGCTCGGCTATCGGTGCTTATGGAGACCAGGGCTACAACCAGATTACAGTTTTGATCAGCCGCGGGTTTCAGACGGTGTACAATGCCACGGTAGTTAGTAACTATTGCTACAATGGGACAACTTGGATCGGTTACGATGATACGCAGAGTATTAGCGCCAAGGTTTCGTACGCTAAAGGAAAGGCTCTTCTTGGTTACTTTGCTTGGCATACTGGTGCTGACACAACTACTTGGACTCTTTCTCAAACAG CTTTCAGTACATGGGGATGA